One stretch of Rhinatrema bivittatum chromosome 8, aRhiBiv1.1, whole genome shotgun sequence DNA includes these proteins:
- the LOC115096552 gene encoding uncharacterized protein LOC115096552 isoform X2, giving the protein MDLWSVPNTRDKGWYLSLMAPNDRGPNYAWLDPSRLYCHQQALQDCIEDLLQPFQNDLIDLVAGIDAMGFILGAAIANHLGKGFLAIRKSGHLCVETHSQPYIDYSGREKVLEVRTDAIKPGLRILLVDQWIETGGTMQAAIKLVEQEGGVVAGVAAICIEESEGGLQVKNQYKWSDCIPEHLRIQFNSHYLESFNAFPSQQENHEE; this is encoded by the exons ATCGCTGATGGCGCCCAATGACAGGGGCCCCAATTATGCATGGCTTGATCCTTCCAGGCTGTACTGCCACCAGCAG GCCTTGCAAGACTGCATCGAGGACCTGCTGCAGCCCTTTCAGAATGATTTAATTGACCTGGTTGCTGGAATTGATGCTATGGGATTCATTCTAG GTGCTGCCATTGCTAACCATCTGGGAAAAGGCTTCCTGGCCATCCGAAAATCAGGCCACCTCTGCGTGGAGACCCACAGTCAGCCATACATTGATTACTCTGGGCGGGAGAAGGTGTTGGAGGTTCGAACTGATGCCATCAAGCCAG GATTGCGTATCCTGTTAGTTGACCAATGGATTGAGACTGGGGGAACAATGCAGGCTGCTATCAAGTTGGTGGAACAGGAAGGAGGAGTGGTGGCAG GTGTGGCTGCTATCTGCATCGAGGAGAGTGAAGGAGGCCTGCAGGTGAAGAATCAGTACAAATGGTCTGATTGCATTCCTGAGCATCTGAGAATCCAGTTCAACAGCCATTACCTGGAGTCCTTCAATGCCTTTCCCAGTCAGCAAGAAAACCATGAAGAATGA